The proteins below come from a single Caenibius sp. WL genomic window:
- the cysK gene encoding cysteine synthase A, which translates to MKADNILATIGNTPHIRLSRLFPNHEVWVKSERSNPGGSIKDRIALAMVEAAEANGSLKPGGTIVEPTSGNTGIGLAMVAAVKGYKLILVMPESMSIERRRLMLAYGATFDLTPREKGMKGALERAAELVATTPGAWMPQQFENPANVAVHANTTAQEILADFADTPISLLVSGVGTGGHLTGCAEVLKARWPDMKAYAVEPTLSPVISGGQPGPHPIQGIGAGFIPGNLHTQAIDGAIQVEAEDAKEMARRCAREEGILIGISSGATLAAIAQKLPDLAPGARVLGFNYDTGERYLSVPDFLPE; encoded by the coding sequence ATGAAAGCCGACAATATCCTCGCCACTATCGGCAACACCCCCCACATTCGTCTTTCCCGGCTGTTTCCGAATCACGAAGTGTGGGTGAAGTCCGAACGTTCCAACCCCGGCGGCTCGATCAAGGATCGTATCGCGCTTGCCATGGTCGAAGCGGCGGAGGCCAACGGCAGCCTTAAACCCGGCGGCACTATTGTCGAGCCGACCTCGGGCAACACCGGGATCGGTCTTGCGATGGTAGCCGCAGTCAAGGGGTACAAGCTGATTCTCGTCATGCCCGAAAGCATGTCGATCGAACGGCGGCGGCTGATGCTGGCCTATGGCGCCACTTTTGATCTCACACCGCGTGAAAAGGGCATGAAAGGTGCGTTGGAACGGGCGGCGGAACTGGTCGCCACCACACCCGGCGCATGGATGCCGCAGCAGTTCGAAAATCCCGCTAATGTCGCGGTCCACGCGAACACCACCGCACAGGAAATCCTCGCCGACTTCGCCGATACGCCGATCTCGCTGCTGGTCAGCGGCGTGGGCACCGGCGGGCATCTGACCGGCTGCGCCGAAGTGTTGAAAGCCCGCTGGCCGGATATGAAGGCCTACGCGGTGGAACCCACGCTTTCCCCGGTCATTTCCGGTGGCCAACCCGGCCCCCACCCCATCCAGGGGATCGGCGCGGGCTTCATTCCGGGCAATCTGCACACCCAGGCCATCGATGGCGCGATTCAGGTCGAAGCGGAAGACGCCAAGGAAATGGCCCGCCGCTGCGCTCGGGAGGAAGGCATTCTGATCGGCATCAGTTCAGGGGCGACACTGGCCGCCATTGCCCAGAAGTTGCCCGATCTTGCCCCCGGCGCGCGCGTGCTCGGCTTCAATTACGATACGGGCGAACGTTATCTTTCGGTTC